The following proteins come from a genomic window of Myroides odoratus DSM 2801:
- a CDS encoding peptidylprolyl isomerase codes for MGRYTDRSRLWELSQTFSLFVVLVVCSLFSYGAFAPLVILIAANRVSYTSWVMKSLVVLAIHILVMIVLLFLSSSSENTIDNLMNAVFLMFGSTYVFVVFMSFYIREYLERLDLKQYMKLEADVSYSYREMKDSILKLQTNEPDEKDVFSAMLAGFRAKISDVTMQENLQEMEHLASLIVEKEEERSKLFFLKHSSALESILKQYVELQDLPLVDPETEKFKTRLREVIALAKTAFENELIGMFDVEVMSMTSEADFYKNYVQAKGLI; via the coding sequence ATGGGAAGATATACAGATAGAAGCCGGTTGTGGGAATTATCTCAAACTTTTTCTTTGTTCGTCGTGTTGGTTGTTTGTTCGTTATTTTCTTATGGAGCTTTTGCTCCCTTAGTAATTCTTATTGCCGCCAATCGCGTGTCCTACACTTCTTGGGTGATGAAATCACTTGTTGTATTAGCTATTCATATTTTGGTTATGATTGTACTACTCTTTTTGAGTTCTTCCTCTGAGAACACAATAGATAATTTAATGAATGCCGTTTTCCTAATGTTTGGAAGCACTTATGTCTTTGTTGTTTTTATGTCCTTCTATATTCGAGAATATTTAGAGCGATTGGATTTAAAACAATACATGAAGCTAGAAGCAGATGTTTCCTACAGTTATCGCGAAATGAAAGACAGTATTTTGAAATTGCAAACAAATGAACCCGATGAAAAGGATGTTTTCTCGGCTATGTTAGCAGGGTTTCGAGCGAAAATATCAGATGTAACCATGCAAGAGAATTTGCAAGAAATGGAACATTTAGCGAGTTTAATCGTGGAAAAGGAGGAAGAAAGAAGTAAGCTCTTTTTTCTTAAACATTCGTCCGCTTTGGAGAGTATTTTAAAGCAGTATGTCGAACTGCAAGACTTGCCTTTAGTTGACCCAGAAACGGAAAAATTTAAAACGAGACTTAGAGAAGTGATTGCATTAGCAAAAACAGCATTTGAAAACGAACTAATAGGAATGTTTGATGTAGAGGTGATGTCGATGACAAGTGAAGCAGATTTCTATAAAAATTATGTACAAGCTAAAGGATTAATATAA
- a CDS encoding GNAT family N-acetyltransferase yields the protein MIELKPLRKEDVTPFYSWLNEEDVIKYSMSVFQRLSSKEEIKQWFDHLFEEQNTYNIGIYLSATNELVGYAGISGISTMNKSGEYFIFIGDKKQWGKGIGTQVTKQVVAYGFEQLQLNRIMLTVSQPNIGGVKAYEKAGFIVEGILKEACYRDGVFHDKIVMAMLRSSYQTK from the coding sequence ATGATTGAACTTAAACCTTTGCGTAAAGAAGATGTGACCCCTTTTTATTCCTGGCTAAATGAGGAGGATGTAATTAAGTATTCAATGAGTGTTTTTCAACGCTTGTCTTCGAAAGAGGAAATAAAGCAATGGTTTGACCATTTGTTTGAAGAGCAAAATACTTATAATATTGGGATTTACTTGTCTGCTACAAATGAACTCGTCGGATACGCAGGTATTAGCGGAATTTCAACAATGAATAAAAGTGGAGAATACTTTATTTTTATTGGAGATAAAAAACAATGGGGAAAAGGAATTGGTACCCAAGTAACAAAACAAGTAGTAGCCTATGGCTTTGAGCAGCTACAGTTAAACCGCATTATGCTAACAGTATCTCAACCAAATATAGGGGGAGTAAAAGCTTATGAAAAGGCTGGATTTATCGTAGAAGGGATATTAAAAGAAGCGTGTTATCGCGACGGTGTTTTTCACGATAAAATAGTTATGGCTATGCTGCGTTCATCTTATCAAACAAAATAA
- the rpsA gene encoding 30S ribosomal protein S1 → MSENIKTQEEFLNDFNWDNYENGIDAVDAAQLKEFESLVDKTFISTDDEEVVEGVVVRITDRDAIVDINAKSEGVISLNEFRYNPNLKVGDKVEVLIDVREDKYGQLVLSHRKARTIKAWDRVIAAHESGEIVNGFVKCRTKGGMIVDVFGIEAFLPGSQIDVKPIRDYDQYVNKTMEFKVVKINHEFKNVVVSHKALIEADIEVQKKEIIGQLQKGQVLEGVVKNITSYGVFIDLGGVDGLIHITDLSWSRINHPSEVLELDQKLNVVILDFDDEKTRIQLGLKQLYAHPWDALDANLNVGDKVKGKVVVLADYGAFIEVAEGVEGLIHVSEMSWSTHLRSAQDFVKVGDEVEAVILTLDREERKMSLGIKQLSQDPWTDITAKYPVGSKHSGIVRNFTNFGVFVELEEGIDGLIYISDLSWTKKIKHPSEFVNVGDKLDVVVLELDVEGRKLSLGHKQTTANPWDKYEDAYAVGTIHNGEISELVDKGATVVFEEDVVAFIPTRHLEKEDGKKLKKGDAAEFKIIEFNKEFKRVVASHTSIFREEEEKNVKTAETSVNTAEKTTLGDIDALAELKERMEKGN, encoded by the coding sequence ATGTCTGAAAACATTAAAACACAGGAAGAATTTTTAAATGATTTTAACTGGGATAACTATGAAAATGGTATCGATGCAGTTGATGCAGCTCAATTAAAAGAATTTGAAAGCTTAGTAGACAAAACTTTTATTTCTACAGACGACGAGGAAGTAGTTGAGGGAGTTGTAGTGAGAATTACTGACAGAGACGCTATTGTAGATATCAATGCTAAGTCTGAAGGTGTTATTTCATTAAACGAATTCCGTTACAATCCAAACTTAAAAGTAGGTGATAAAGTTGAAGTATTAATCGACGTTAGAGAAGATAAATACGGACAATTAGTATTATCTCACAGAAAAGCTCGTACAATCAAAGCTTGGGATAGAGTTATTGCTGCTCATGAGTCAGGAGAAATCGTTAATGGTTTCGTGAAATGCAGAACTAAAGGTGGTATGATCGTTGACGTATTCGGAATCGAAGCATTCTTACCAGGTTCTCAAATCGATGTTAAGCCTATCCGTGATTACGATCAATACGTAAACAAAACAATGGAATTCAAAGTAGTTAAAATTAACCACGAATTCAAAAACGTTGTTGTATCTCACAAGGCGCTTATCGAAGCAGATATCGAAGTACAGAAAAAAGAAATTATCGGTCAATTACAAAAAGGTCAAGTGTTAGAAGGTGTTGTTAAAAACATTACTTCTTACGGAGTATTCATTGACTTAGGAGGTGTTGACGGATTAATCCATATTACAGATTTATCTTGGTCAAGAATCAACCACCCAAGCGAGGTGTTAGAGTTAGATCAAAAATTAAATGTTGTAATTTTAGATTTCGACGACGAGAAAACAAGAATCCAATTAGGTTTAAAACAACTTTACGCTCACCCTTGGGATGCTTTAGATGCTAACTTAAACGTTGGTGACAAAGTAAAAGGAAAAGTAGTTGTTTTAGCTGATTACGGTGCTTTCATCGAAGTTGCTGAAGGTGTTGAAGGTTTAATCCACGTTTCTGAAATGTCTTGGTCTACTCACTTAAGATCAGCTCAAGATTTCGTAAAAGTTGGAGACGAAGTAGAGGCAGTTATCTTAACTCTTGATAGAGAAGAAAGAAAAATGTCTTTAGGTATTAAACAATTATCACAAGATCCTTGGACTGATATCACTGCTAAATATCCTGTAGGATCTAAGCATTCTGGTATCGTTCGTAACTTTACTAACTTTGGTGTATTCGTAGAATTAGAAGAAGGAATTGATGGATTAATTTACATCTCTGACTTATCTTGGACTAAGAAAATCAAACACCCATCTGAGTTTGTAAACGTAGGTGATAAATTAGATGTTGTTGTATTAGAGTTAGACGTTGAAGGACGTAAATTATCTTTAGGACACAAACAAACAACAGCTAACCCATGGGATAAATACGAAGATGCTTATGCAGTAGGTACTATCCACAATGGTGAAATCTCTGAATTAGTTGACAAAGGTGCTACAGTAGTTTTCGAAGAAGACGTAGTAGCTTTCATTCCAACTCGTCACTTAGAAAAAGAAGACGGGAAGAAATTGAAAAAAGGTGATGCTGCTGAGTTCAAAATCATCGAGTTCAACAAAGAATTCAAAAGAGTTGTAGCTTCTCATACTTCTATCTTCCGTGAAGAAGAAGAGAAAAATGTGAAAACAGCTGAAACTTCAGTAAACACTGCAGAAAAAACAACTTTAGGAGATATCGACGCTCTTGCTGAGTTGAAAGAAAGAATGGAAAAAGGAAACTAA
- a CDS encoding EamA family transporter → MKAVATNQTNNKVVLGAYLVVYFVWGSTFFFIHKALSDFTPFVLGSLRFFAASMILLTYCKMRGYKIFNKQVVKQACITGFLLLFIDMGALIWAEQHVSSGIAAIMAAAAALWFIILDKPQWKHNFSSLPIILGLILGFVGVIMLFAEQITIAGDESQRLLNIFCMVLLILGSIAWTVGSLYSKYSKAKNENKGEDLHVMVKTSWQMITAGVLFTVVALLNGEYAQFDVYEISASGWFSLVYLITFGSILAFGSYIWLIQNRPVTEVSTYAYVNPVVAVALSYFFTDDIITSLQIGGLVVVLLSVGLMNWDLYKGSKVFKKVFSKKRSLDARDEEQLNMSN, encoded by the coding sequence ATGAAAGCAGTAGCTACAAATCAAACGAATAATAAAGTAGTATTAGGTGCCTATTTAGTAGTGTACTTCGTATGGGGATCTACTTTCTTTTTTATTCATAAAGCATTGAGTGATTTCACACCCTTTGTTTTAGGATCTTTGCGCTTTTTTGCTGCCAGCATGATTTTGTTGACCTATTGTAAAATGCGCGGGTATAAGATCTTTAATAAGCAGGTCGTAAAGCAAGCGTGCATTACTGGATTTTTGTTGCTTTTCATTGATATGGGAGCCTTAATTTGGGCAGAGCAACACGTATCAAGTGGTATTGCAGCTATTATGGCCGCAGCAGCAGCCTTATGGTTCATCATTTTAGATAAGCCACAATGGAAACACAACTTCTCAAGCTTACCTATTATATTAGGTTTGATTCTTGGATTCGTTGGTGTAATCATGTTATTTGCTGAGCAAATTACGATTGCAGGAGATGAAAGTCAACGTTTATTGAATATCTTCTGTATGGTATTGTTGATCTTAGGGTCAATTGCTTGGACAGTAGGATCGTTGTATTCTAAATATTCAAAAGCGAAAAACGAGAATAAGGGAGAGGATTTACACGTGATGGTTAAAACATCATGGCAAATGATTACTGCAGGTGTTCTATTTACGGTGGTTGCTTTATTGAATGGTGAATATGCTCAATTTGATGTATATGAGATTTCAGCTTCAGGATGGTTCTCTTTAGTGTATTTAATCACTTTCGGATCAATCCTAGCTTTTGGATCTTACATTTGGTTGATTCAAAATAGACCTGTAACAGAAGTGAGTACATATGCTTATGTAAACCCTGTAGTTGCAGTAGCTTTAAGTTACTTCTTTACAGATGACATTATTACAAGCCTTCAAATTGGAGGATTGGTAGTTGTATTGTTAAGTGTTGGTTTAATGAACTGGGATCTTTATAAAGGGAGTAAAGTCTTTAAAAAAGTATTTTCCAAAAAACGTTCATTAGATGCGCGTGACGAAGAACAACTAAATATGAGTAATTAA
- a CDS encoding Lrp/AsnC family transcriptional regulator codes for MEYKLDEIDLKILRMMQDNARINNSELARELGMAPSAVLERVKKLEHKDAIVAYHARVNPNAINQKMLSFIFIKVDEIIGDENTGRALAEIPEVLEVHDIAGDDGYIVKVRTSDSIALVNLMRNSLSKIDGIISTRTIIVLQTVKEDNKLIIPDTLE; via the coding sequence ATGGAATATAAGTTAGATGAAATTGATTTGAAGATCTTGCGTATGATGCAAGACAATGCTAGAATCAATAATTCTGAATTAGCTCGTGAGCTTGGAATGGCTCCTTCAGCTGTATTAGAACGCGTGAAGAAACTGGAGCACAAAGACGCTATTGTAGCGTATCATGCAAGAGTTAATCCGAATGCGATTAATCAGAAGATGCTTTCTTTTATCTTTATTAAGGTAGATGAAATTATCGGAGATGAGAATACAGGTAGAGCGCTAGCTGAAATTCCAGAAGTACTAGAAGTACATGATATAGCAGGTGATGACGGTTATATTGTAAAAGTAAGAACATCGGATTCGATTGCTCTTGTAAATTTAATGCGTAATTCTTTGTCTAAGATTGACGGAATTATTTCAACAAGAACAATCATCGTGTTACAAACAGTAAAAGAAGATAATAAATTAATAATTCCAGACACATTAGAATAG
- a CDS encoding 3',5'-cyclic-nucleotide phosphodiesterase yields MKKLFFTLSAFLLYSTSTLWAQNLEIIPLGVYGGGDESNLSCYLLGVEKSNSYIALDAGTIRSGINKAIEKGTFDVSFETVLQHYIKGYFISHGHLDHLSGLIINSPEDSAKPIYSLPFVATIFKHNYFTNASWANFGNEGESPILGKYTYTTVKPLESFTISNTTFSAEVFELSHVNPQKSSAILLRNNNDYVLYFGDTGADCIEKTNHLDTIWEYIAPLVRNKNLKTILLEVSFANSQPEHLLFGHLTPKLLTEELSKLARHTGLESLQDLTIIITHLKPSGNQIETIKRELLENNPLQVHYIFPTQGERITLN; encoded by the coding sequence ATGAAGAAGTTATTTTTTACACTTTCCGCGTTTTTACTTTATAGTACCTCTACCCTATGGGCACAAAACTTAGAAATAATTCCACTAGGTGTTTATGGAGGTGGTGATGAAAGCAATTTATCTTGTTATTTACTAGGCGTAGAAAAGAGTAATAGTTATATCGCCCTGGATGCTGGCACTATAAGAAGTGGAATAAACAAGGCAATTGAAAAAGGAACTTTTGATGTTTCCTTCGAAACGGTACTCCAACACTACATCAAAGGATACTTTATTTCACATGGTCATTTAGATCACCTTTCTGGTTTAATTATTAATTCACCTGAAGATTCGGCGAAACCCATTTACTCCTTACCTTTTGTAGCAACTATTTTTAAGCACAATTATTTCACGAATGCTTCATGGGCTAATTTCGGAAACGAAGGAGAGTCTCCTATTTTAGGAAAGTATACGTATACTACAGTTAAACCTTTAGAATCTTTCACAATTAGCAATACTACATTTTCTGCAGAGGTATTTGAATTAAGTCATGTTAACCCTCAAAAGAGCTCAGCCATTTTATTGCGAAACAACAATGATTATGTGTTATACTTTGGTGATACGGGAGCAGACTGTATTGAAAAAACAAATCACTTAGATACCATATGGGAATACATTGCTCCTTTAGTACGAAACAAAAATCTAAAGACCATTTTATTAGAAGTCTCTTTTGCTAACAGTCAGCCGGAACATTTGTTATTTGGTCATTTAACTCCGAAACTATTAACAGAGGAGTTAAGCAAATTAGCACGCCACACAGGGCTTGAATCGTTGCAGGATCTAACTATCATTATTACGCATTTAAAACCTTCAGGCAACCAAATTGAAACAATCAAACGAGAATTACTTGAAAACAACCCTTTACAAGTACACTATATTTTCCCGACACAAGGGGAAAGAATTACACTAAACTAA
- the brnQ gene encoding branched-chain amino acid transport system II carrier protein, protein MKTKSISNILTIGFALFAMFFGAGNIILPPIIGLITGEEWDSAVFGFTITAIIAPFLGILAVLFSGDEFTDLGKRINKTIGIILATAIILSIGPLVAIPRTAATTFEVGLIPIWPNFNPIVSSVLFFAVTLALSISPSKVVDIIGKYLTPLLLVLLGIMIVMGVLHPLDTPIDTGVGAVESFRRGFSEGYQTMDVLASVIYAGIIISAVKAKGYMSPESKTRVTFLSGAVATICLLFIYGGLVYLGATSGYGSAADLKRTELLLYISNNVLGSQGTIALSLCIALACLTTAIALVCATGTFFSQLTKGKLSYKAVVIATCVFSAILAVNGVDKIIDYAGPFLGIIYPITLTLILYVVVFGKIVKRKIPFVGAIVTTTIFSIVQFYVAMTIDQATEDSLVFQMNEYIKKIPLYNYDVPWLLPSFVVFVVLYLFNRK, encoded by the coding sequence ATGAAAACGAAGTCAATCAGCAATATATTAACAATAGGTTTTGCGTTGTTCGCTATGTTTTTTGGAGCAGGAAATATTATTTTACCGCCCATCATCGGACTAATAACAGGAGAAGAATGGGATTCAGCCGTTTTTGGATTTACAATTACCGCAATCATCGCCCCCTTTTTAGGAATATTAGCCGTTTTATTCTCTGGAGATGAGTTTACAGATTTAGGAAAGAGAATAAATAAAACAATTGGAATCATTTTAGCAACAGCGATTATCTTAAGTATTGGCCCTCTTGTTGCTATTCCCCGCACTGCTGCGACTACCTTTGAAGTTGGATTGATTCCCATTTGGCCTAATTTTAATCCCATCGTTTCTTCTGTTTTATTCTTCGCTGTGACATTAGCCTTGTCGATATCACCTTCGAAAGTGGTTGATATTATTGGAAAATATTTGACTCCATTGTTATTGGTGTTATTGGGAATTATGATTGTCATGGGAGTGCTACATCCTTTAGATACACCAATAGATACGGGAGTTGGAGCTGTTGAATCATTCCGAAGAGGTTTCTCTGAGGGATATCAAACCATGGATGTACTAGCTTCGGTTATTTATGCGGGTATTATTATTTCTGCTGTAAAAGCAAAAGGGTACATGAGTCCTGAATCAAAAACGAGAGTGACTTTTCTTTCTGGTGCAGTGGCGACAATCTGTCTTTTGTTTATTTATGGGGGATTGGTTTATCTTGGAGCAACTTCAGGATATGGATCTGCGGCAGATTTAAAACGTACAGAACTATTATTGTATATTTCCAATAATGTATTAGGATCCCAAGGAACAATAGCTTTATCGTTATGTATTGCTCTAGCTTGTTTGACCACGGCGATAGCTTTAGTTTGTGCTACAGGAACATTTTTTAGTCAATTGACAAAAGGAAAATTGAGTTATAAAGCGGTTGTGATTGCTACTTGTGTCTTTTCTGCTATCCTCGCTGTAAATGGAGTAGATAAAATTATTGATTATGCAGGGCCGTTTTTAGGTATTATTTATCCGATTACACTTACCTTAATATTATATGTAGTTGTCTTTGGAAAAATTGTTAAGCGAAAAATACCTTTTGTAGGTGCAATCGTTACCACAACAATTTTTTCTATTGTACAATTTTATGTTGCAATGACAATAGACCAAGCTACAGAAGATAGTCTCGTTTTTCAAATGAACGAATACATCAAAAAGATTCCTTTATACAATTATGACGTACCTTGGTTGTTACCTTCTTTTGTTGTTTTCGTCGTATTATACTTATTTAATCGAAAATAA
- a CDS encoding GNAT family N-acetyltransferase, translating into MSTILETSRLLVQPIHLPDDCTALLAIHNHLNTMRWIPNNKTQWTLEDLTKKYQINQQLYPQRLGLYKIVLKNQEKHLLIGEVGLFPCTDSLTHVEIGYILHENFWKQGLATELVEAITTFIQLHLSYTVIRAQLFDCNIASKRLLERCAYQYEGAVSLPTSGKKLIYHNYIVR; encoded by the coding sequence ATGTCTACGATTCTTGAAACTTCACGCTTACTTGTTCAGCCTATTCATCTGCCAGATGATTGTACTGCTTTGTTGGCTATTCACAATCACCTCAACACGATGCGTTGGATTCCCAACAACAAAACACAGTGGACACTGGAGGATTTGACAAAAAAATACCAAATCAATCAGCAATTATATCCACAGCGATTGGGATTGTATAAAATTGTACTCAAAAATCAAGAGAAACACCTATTAATTGGAGAAGTAGGTTTATTCCCCTGCACAGATTCTTTGACACATGTCGAAATCGGTTATATTTTACATGAAAATTTTTGGAAGCAAGGACTAGCAACAGAACTAGTAGAAGCCATTACTACTTTTATTCAACTCCATTTATCCTATACTGTAATTCGCGCACAACTTTTTGATTGCAATATTGCCTCTAAAAGACTACTCGAGCGCTGTGCCTATCAGTATGAAGGCGCGGTTTCACTCCCAACATCTGGTAAAAAACTCATTTACCACAACTATATTGTACGCTAA
- a CDS encoding helix-turn-helix domain-containing protein, whose amino-acid sequence MTYLTPTLELDVIDNEQIIISDINSHEFAVYSQKEGKELLIPYNIKTHYKVSYLNSKSKLFCGTETREFTGPTLFFSNPLSTYTLEPTSESPDGFFCLFTNTFLGYQSNEIRSTLQALQTTPIYSLNKEQDKMIKSLFENIVLEQQQDYPLKQEILRNYIEIIIYQANKLTSEFTFSEKRNATNRLCSQFLELIEKQFPITHKEQTVRLKTAADYSEVLEVHTNYLNFVVKQTFGKSTTAIIQERILIEAQRLLKNSNLTVSEIAFTLGFEYATYFSSFVKKYTGYSPKQLRRK is encoded by the coding sequence ATGACGTACTTAACTCCAACATTAGAACTAGATGTTATTGATAACGAACAAATAATCATAAGCGATATCAATTCACATGAATTCGCTGTTTATTCACAAAAAGAAGGTAAGGAACTTCTTATCCCTTATAATATAAAAACGCATTATAAGGTGTCTTATCTAAACAGTAAAAGTAAATTATTTTGCGGAACAGAAACTAGAGAATTCACAGGGCCTACGCTTTTTTTCTCGAATCCTCTTTCGACCTATACCTTAGAACCCACTTCAGAGTCGCCTGATGGTTTCTTTTGTTTATTCACTAATACCTTTCTCGGTTATCAAAGCAATGAAATTCGCTCTACGTTGCAAGCCTTACAAACAACTCCTATTTATTCTTTAAATAAGGAGCAAGATAAAATGATAAAAAGTTTATTTGAGAACATTGTCTTAGAGCAACAACAAGATTATCCGTTGAAACAAGAAATCTTGCGGAATTACATTGAGATTATTATTTATCAAGCCAATAAGTTAACGAGTGAATTTACGTTCTCTGAAAAGAGAAATGCCACCAATCGTTTGTGTTCACAATTTTTAGAACTTATAGAAAAACAATTTCCTATTACGCATAAAGAACAAACTGTTCGTTTAAAAACAGCTGCAGATTATTCAGAAGTATTAGAAGTACACACGAATTACTTAAACTTTGTGGTGAAGCAAACCTTTGGTAAGTCAACAACAGCTATTATTCAAGAACGAATACTAATCGAAGCACAACGATTATTAAAGAATTCAAATTTGACTGTATCCGAAATAGCTTTCACACTTGGATTTGAATATGCTACCTATTTTTCAAGCTTTGTTAAAAAGTACACTGGATATTCGCCAAAACAATTACGAAGAAAATGA
- a CDS encoding cytochrome-c peroxidase has product MNRKLIIVFFLSIGGLLSFTDAPKILNSSDPEYKAIIESYKQSIALWPKPTIDEGVDWKEFVSIQRDTAFFTTQDLPEVILGKMLFFDPKLSKSSQISCSTCHDPAMGWTDRRFVALGHDHLEGMRNTPSLYNMANRKIFFWDGRAMSLEEQASGPLSAHNEMAMDVELLPAKLKEVKGYKPLFKAAYGDETITYERIVGALATFQRTIKSQPSRVDLFVDGKFDAMTDQEIYGMHLFRTKGRCMNCHHGPDLTDDQFHNIGLTYYKRKFQDLGRYNITKDPNHVGQFKTPSLRDLLLTRPWMHNGFFDNLEGIVNIYNSGMHMIDPTPEQKIADPLYPVTDSLMQPLKLNRDEVQAIVAFLESLSGSRYKMRRPDFPRE; this is encoded by the coding sequence ATGAATAGAAAGTTAATAATTGTCTTTTTTTTGAGTATTGGTGGACTTTTGAGTTTTACAGATGCTCCTAAAATATTAAATTCAAGCGACCCAGAATACAAGGCAATCATTGAAAGTTATAAACAATCAATAGCGCTTTGGCCTAAACCAACAATAGACGAAGGTGTTGATTGGAAGGAATTTGTAAGTATTCAACGGGATACAGCTTTTTTCACGACGCAAGATTTGCCTGAAGTAATTTTGGGAAAAATGCTTTTCTTCGACCCAAAATTATCAAAATCGAGTCAAATTTCATGTAGTACATGCCATGATCCTGCCATGGGGTGGACAGATCGACGATTCGTTGCACTTGGACATGATCATTTAGAAGGGATGCGAAATACGCCAAGTTTATATAATATGGCTAATCGTAAAATTTTCTTCTGGGATGGAAGAGCCATGAGTTTAGAAGAACAAGCAAGTGGTCCTTTAAGTGCACATAATGAAATGGCGATGGATGTGGAATTATTGCCGGCAAAATTGAAAGAAGTAAAAGGATATAAACCGCTGTTCAAAGCGGCATATGGGGATGAAACTATCACCTATGAGCGAATTGTAGGAGCTTTGGCCACTTTTCAACGTACAATCAAAAGTCAACCAAGTCGTGTCGATCTTTTTGTAGATGGTAAATTTGATGCCATGACGGATCAAGAAATTTATGGAATGCATCTATTCAGAACCAAAGGGAGATGTATGAATTGCCATCATGGACCTGATTTGACAGATGATCAATTTCACAATATTGGTTTGACCTATTACAAGAGAAAATTTCAGGATTTAGGACGCTATAATATAACAAAAGATCCCAATCATGTCGGACAATTTAAAACACCTTCTTTGCGTGATTTACTTTTAACCCGCCCGTGGATGCACAATGGATTTTTTGATAATTTAGAAGGAATTGTCAATATATACAATAGTGGAATGCATATGATTGACCCAACTCCTGAACAAAAAATAGCAGACCCATTATATCCTGTTACGGATTCATTAATGCAGCCACTGAAACTAAACCGCGATGAGGTACAAGCAATTGTTGCCTTTTTGGAATCCTTATCAGGAAGTAGATATAAAATGAGAAGACCTGATTTCCCAAGAGAATAA